In Labilibaculum sp. DW002, the genomic window AAAGAGCTTCTAGCTTGTTTGCTTTTCTATCGTAAACATAGAATTCTGCTGAATAAGAATGACGATAAATATCAAGTCGATTACTTGCCAATAATAACTTCTGTTCGTCTGACGAGAACTGATAGCTATCGATTCTCTTAATTTTATCCATTCCTACCACTGCTAAATCAAAAATTATTTCTTCGACTTCACCAGTAGCGTATGCATATTTCTCAATTCTGATTCCCTGTTTCAACACGGTATACGATTCTCCGCTCATCATCGAACGTAATCCGTAAACCGAACGTGCACGAAAAGTACCCTTATTTGTGATGTCTTCTAATGTAAAACTCTTTTGTGCTTGTACTAAATTTAAGCTTAAAAGAGCAAGGAGGGTTACTATTAATTTTTTCATTGTTTGCTTATTATTTTTTGAACTTTTACACTTCACCCCGACCCTCTCCTAAAGGAGAGGGATAAGGCAAAAAACAAAAATGACAGATGTACCATTTTGCGCTAATAATCTGCCATTCTCTATTGTTATATTAAAATTCTGTATGTTCATTTCTACGGATGATTTCATTCTGAAGATCTTCACCCAAATCATTGAAATAATCGCTGTATCCTGCAACACGAACAATTAAATCTTTATAAGACTCAGGATTCTTTTGTGCATCGCGAAGTGTATCCGCATTAACCACATTAAATTGAATGTGATGCCCATCCATACGGAAATAAGAACGCACCAAATTCATCACTTGCGTGATTCCCGCTTCATCTTCCATAAATTGAGGACTGAACTTCTGATTCAACAAGGTACCACCAGTACGAAGGTGATCGATTTTTGCTGCTGATTTCACAACGGCAGTAGGTCCTTTTGTATCGGCTCCTTGGTAAGGTGAAATGCCTTCGGACAATGGCATCTCAGCCAAACGTCCATCAGGCGTTGCAGCCATTATATTTCCAAAATACACATGACAAGTCGTTGGCAACATATTAATACGGAAAACCCCACCTTTTGCGGTTGGTCTGCCATTAACTGCTTCGTAGAATGTTTCAAAAATATCGATAGCTAAATCATCAGCATAATCATCGTCGTTACCATATTTAGGGGTTTTATAGATCAAGTCACTTCTCAACTGATCGTATCCATTGAAATTAGCATCCATAGCCTTTTTCAAATCATCAAGACTCACTTTTTCCTTATCGAATACATTGTATTTGATCGAAGCCAACATATCGCTCAAACTACCTAAGCCAACACCTTGAACATAGGATGTATTGTAGCGCGCACCGCCTGCATTATAATCTCTTCCTTTGCTGATACAGTCGTCAACTAAAACAGATAGGAATGGCACAGGAAGGTAAGTCGCATACAAACGTTCAATCACATTGTTTCCTCTAAGTTTAATATTAGCAAAGTGTTGCACTTGCTTTTGCCAAGCCGCAAATAGTTCTTCGTAAGAATTAAAACTCGACAATTCGCCTGTTTGCAGTCCAATTTGTTTTCCCTTACGAGGATCAACACCATTGTTCATGGTAACTTCAAGAATTTTAGCCAAGTTGAAATAGCCACTTAAACTGTAATTCTCGGTACCAAAGGCTCCCGTTTCAACACAGCCTGAACATCCACCATTTCGTGCATCTTCGATGCTTTTCCCTTGACGAAGCATCTCTTGAATAACCGCATCGGTATTGAAAATAGAAGGCTGACCAAAACCTGTTTTTACAATGCGAAGTGCCCGCTTGATAAAACGATCCGGGTTTTTCTTGCTCAATTGAACCATAGAACTAGGCTGCAACAAACGCATCTCTTCTATCACATTCAGAATAACATAAGACATTTCGTTCACCGCATCAGATCCATCTTCTTTCAAACCTCCAACATTAATTAAGCAGAAATCTGTGTATGTGTTACTTTCCTTAGCCGTAACACCCATTTTAGGTGGCGCTGGGTGGTTATTAAATTTAATCCAGAAAGCATGAAGTAATTCGTACATACTCTCTTCAGCAAGCTTACCCGTCTTTACTTCTTTCTCGTAA contains:
- the hypD gene encoding trans-4-hydroxy-L-proline dehydratase → MNNRIKHLREQSLNAINCISPERALLMTEFYKSDEAQMVSTPVKRALSFKHFFANKKICINPNELIVGERGPAPKACPTYPEICIHSLGDLQILNEREKVSFKVDEETFKIYEESIIPFWTGKTNRDKLIGNMTPEWLNAYEAGIFTEFQEQRAPGHTVLGKKMFQRGFLDVKQDIVKAIETLDFLNDNEAYDKQEELKAMAIVCDGIIHFAERHADELENLAKAESNSERKVELEEMAKVCRRVPAHAPETMHEALQHYWFIHLGVISELNPWDSFNPGRLDQHLLPFYEKEVKTGKLAEESMYELLHAFWIKFNNHPAPPKMGVTAKESNTYTDFCLINVGGLKEDGSDAVNEMSYVILNVIEEMRLLQPSSMVQLSKKNPDRFIKRALRIVKTGFGQPSIFNTDAVIQEMLRQGKSIEDARNGGCSGCVETGAFGTENYSLSGYFNLAKILEVTMNNGVDPRKGKQIGLQTGELSSFNSYEELFAAWQKQVQHFANIKLRGNNVIERLYATYLPVPFLSVLVDDCISKGRDYNAGGARYNTSYVQGVGLGSLSDMLASIKYNVFDKEKVSLDDLKKAMDANFNGYDQLRSDLIYKTPKYGNDDDYADDLAIDIFETFYEAVNGRPTAKGGVFRINMLPTTCHVYFGNIMAATPDGRLAEMPLSEGISPYQGADTKGPTAVVKSAAKIDHLRTGGTLLNQKFSPQFMEDEAGITQVMNLVRSYFRMDGHHIQFNVVNADTLRDAQKNPESYKDLIVRVAGYSDYFNDLGEDLQNEIIRRNEHTEF